A single region of the Streptomyces sp. NBC_01262 genome encodes:
- a CDS encoding ABC-F family ATP-binding cassette domain-containing protein, with protein MSSATLVAKDLAAGHGDRVLFAGLDIVVAPGDVIGLVGPNGAGKSTLLRLLAGLDTPEEGQLRLSPPTAAVGHLPQEPERRNGETVRSFLARRTGVDAAQQALDAATQGLMDETPGADDAYAESLERWLALGGADLDERAEEVAASLGLTIGLDQPMTALSGGQAARAGLASLLLSRYDVFLLDEPTNDLDLDGLERLEAFVKGLKAGTVVVSHDREFLTRTVTKVVELDLAQQQVNIYGGGYAAYLEEREVARRHAREEFDEYADTRASLESRARMQRGWMEHGVRNARRKATDNDKMSRKTRAESTEKQASKARQTQRMIERLDVVEEPRKEWELRMEIAAAPRSGAVVATLHGAEVRRGDFRLGPVDLQIDWADRVAITGANGSGKSTLLAALLGRAELTAGSASLGPGVVVGEVDQARKLFYGGEALLDAFGAEVPDLPPADVRTLLAKFGLKAVHVLRPAATLSPGERTRAALALLQARGVNLLVLDEPTNHLDLPAIEQLESALATYNGTLLLVTHDRRMLDAVETTRRLVVDGGRVRES; from the coding sequence ATGAGTAGCGCCACGCTTGTTGCCAAGGATCTTGCCGCAGGACACGGGGACCGTGTCCTCTTCGCCGGCCTCGACATCGTCGTCGCCCCCGGCGACGTCATCGGCCTGGTCGGCCCCAACGGAGCGGGCAAGTCCACGCTGCTGCGCCTGCTGGCAGGCCTGGACACCCCCGAAGAGGGCCAGCTGCGGCTCAGCCCGCCGACCGCCGCCGTCGGCCACCTCCCCCAGGAGCCCGAGCGCCGCAACGGCGAGACCGTACGTTCCTTCCTCGCCCGGCGGACCGGGGTGGACGCCGCCCAGCAGGCGCTGGATGCCGCCACCCAGGGCCTGATGGACGAGACCCCCGGCGCCGACGACGCGTACGCCGAGAGCCTGGAGCGCTGGCTCGCCCTCGGCGGCGCCGACCTGGACGAGCGCGCCGAGGAGGTCGCCGCCTCGCTCGGCCTGACCATCGGCCTCGACCAGCCGATGACCGCCCTGTCCGGCGGCCAGGCGGCCCGCGCGGGCCTGGCCTCGCTGCTGCTCAGCCGTTACGACGTCTTCCTCCTGGACGAGCCGACCAACGACCTCGACCTGGACGGCCTGGAACGCCTCGAAGCCTTCGTCAAGGGCCTCAAGGCCGGCACCGTCGTCGTCAGCCACGACCGCGAGTTCCTGACCCGGACCGTCACCAAGGTCGTCGAACTCGACCTCGCGCAGCAGCAGGTGAACATCTACGGCGGTGGCTACGCCGCCTACCTGGAGGAGCGCGAGGTGGCCCGCCGCCACGCGCGCGAGGAGTTCGACGAGTACGCCGACACTCGCGCCTCCCTCGAATCCCGCGCGCGCATGCAGCGCGGCTGGATGGAACACGGCGTGCGCAACGCGCGCCGCAAGGCCACCGACAACGACAAGATGAGCCGCAAGACCCGCGCCGAGTCCACCGAGAAGCAGGCCTCCAAGGCCCGCCAGACCCAGCGGATGATCGAACGCCTCGATGTCGTCGAGGAGCCCCGCAAGGAGTGGGAACTGCGCATGGAGATCGCCGCCGCGCCCCGCTCGGGCGCGGTCGTGGCCACCTTGCACGGCGCCGAGGTCCGGCGCGGCGACTTCCGCCTGGGACCGGTCGACCTCCAGATCGACTGGGCCGACCGGGTCGCCATCACCGGCGCCAACGGCTCCGGCAAGTCCACGCTCCTGGCCGCCCTCCTCGGCCGCGCCGAGCTGACGGCCGGCAGCGCGTCGCTCGGCCCCGGCGTCGTCGTCGGCGAGGTCGACCAGGCCCGCAAGCTGTTCTACGGTGGCGAGGCGCTCCTCGACGCCTTCGGAGCCGAGGTCCCGGACCTCCCGCCCGCCGACGTACGCACCCTGCTCGCCAAGTTCGGCCTCAAGGCCGTCCACGTCCTGCGCCCCGCCGCCACTCTCTCGCCCGGCGAGCGCACCCGCGCCGCCCTGGCGCTGCTCCAGGCGCGCGGCGTCAACCTGCTGGTCCTGGACGAGCCGACCAACCACCTCGACCTGCCCGCCATCGAGCAGCTGGAGTCGGCCCTCGCGACCTACAACGGCACGCTGCTGCTCGTCACCCACGACCGGCGCATGCTGGACGCGGTGGAGACCACCCGCCGCCTTGTCGTGGACGGCGGGCGGGTCCGCGAAAGCTAG
- the ddaH gene encoding dimethylargininase, with the protein MSSRKALVRRPSPRLSEGLVTHIERSPVDFGLALRQWEAYVAVLRADGWETVEVATADDCPDGVFVEDTMVVFRNVALIARPGADPRRGETAGAEAAVTALGLSVNRVRGSGTLEGGDILKVGDTVYVGRGGRTNAEGVRQLRSAFEPLGATVVAVPVSKVLHLKSAVTALPDGTVIGFPPLVDDPAAFPRFLAVPEEAGAHVVVLGGGRLLLAASAPKSAALFGDLGYEPVVVDISEFEKLEGCVTCLSVRLRELYA; encoded by the coding sequence ATGTCCAGCCGCAAAGCCCTGGTCCGCCGCCCCAGCCCGCGCCTGTCCGAAGGGCTCGTCACCCACATCGAGCGCTCGCCCGTCGACTTCGGTCTCGCCCTGCGGCAGTGGGAGGCCTACGTGGCCGTGCTGCGCGCCGACGGATGGGAGACGGTCGAGGTCGCCACGGCCGACGACTGCCCCGACGGTGTCTTCGTCGAGGACACGATGGTCGTCTTCCGCAACGTCGCCCTCATCGCCCGCCCCGGCGCCGATCCGCGCCGGGGCGAGACGGCGGGCGCGGAGGCCGCCGTCACGGCCCTCGGCCTGTCCGTCAACCGGGTGCGCGGGTCCGGCACCCTCGAAGGCGGCGACATTCTGAAGGTCGGCGACACGGTGTACGTCGGCCGCGGCGGTCGCACGAACGCGGAGGGCGTACGGCAGCTGCGCTCCGCCTTCGAGCCGCTGGGGGCGACGGTGGTGGCCGTTCCGGTCAGCAAAGTGCTGCACCTGAAATCGGCCGTCACGGCCCTGCCGGACGGCACCGTCATCGGCTTTCCGCCGCTGGTGGACGACCCTGCGGCCTTCCCCCGCTTCCTGGCGGTGCCGGAGGAGGCGGGGGCGCATGTGGTGGTGCTGGGTGGCGGGCGGTTGCTCCTGGCCGCGAGCGCCCCGAAAAGCGCGGCGCTTTTCGGGGACCTTGGGTACGAGCCGGTCGTTGTGGACATCAGCGAGTTCGAGAAGCTGGAGGGGTGCGTAACGTGCCTGTCCGTCCGGCTTCGGGAGCTTTACGCATAG
- a CDS encoding acyl-ACP desaturase: MTITPSQRTESDTWSDTKLLYALEEVVEKELNRHIGVAKEWMPHEYVPWSDGRNFDGIMGGEAWSPEQSKVTEIGRISLIVNLLTEDNLPSYHHEIATMFGRDGAWGTWVHRWTAEEGRHAIAMRDYLLTTRAVDPVELERFRMTHMSEGFESDNSHSMLHSVAYVAFQELATRISHRNTGKESGDPVCDRMLARIATDENLHMVFYRNLLGAALELAPNQAMQAIRDVVVGFRMPGHGMPGFERSAARIAIGGIYNLRIHHDDVLMPVLRHLKVLEFTGLGPDGKKAQEELGFFMGELNAQAVKFDERREALLARRAARAAS, translated from the coding sequence GTGACCATCACCCCGTCCCAGCGCACCGAATCGGACACATGGAGTGACACGAAGCTTCTGTACGCCCTCGAAGAAGTCGTCGAGAAGGAACTGAACCGGCACATCGGCGTCGCCAAGGAATGGATGCCGCACGAGTACGTCCCGTGGAGCGACGGACGTAACTTCGACGGCATCATGGGCGGCGAGGCCTGGTCGCCGGAGCAGTCCAAGGTCACGGAGATCGGCCGGATATCGCTGATCGTCAACCTGCTCACCGAGGACAACCTGCCCAGCTACCACCACGAGATCGCGACCATGTTCGGCCGCGACGGCGCCTGGGGCACCTGGGTGCACCGCTGGACGGCGGAGGAGGGCCGGCACGCCATCGCCATGCGCGACTACCTGCTGACCACCCGCGCCGTGGACCCGGTGGAGCTGGAGCGGTTCCGGATGACGCACATGTCGGAGGGCTTCGAGTCCGACAACTCGCACAGCATGCTGCACTCGGTGGCGTACGTCGCCTTCCAGGAGCTGGCGACGCGCATCTCGCACCGCAACACCGGCAAGGAGTCCGGCGACCCGGTCTGCGACCGGATGCTGGCCCGGATCGCCACCGACGAGAACCTGCACATGGTCTTCTACCGCAACCTGCTGGGAGCGGCCCTGGAGCTCGCCCCCAACCAGGCGATGCAGGCCATCCGCGATGTGGTCGTCGGCTTCCGCATGCCGGGTCACGGCATGCCGGGCTTCGAGCGGTCGGCGGCGCGGATCGCGATCGGCGGCATCTACAACCTGCGGATCCACCACGACGACGTCCTGATGCCGGTGCTGCGCCACCTGAAGGTGCTGGAGTTCACCGGGCTGGGCCCGGACGGGAAGAAGGCACAGGAGGAGCTCGGCTTCTTCATGGGCGAACTGAACGCGCAGGCGGTCAAGTTCGACGAGCGCCGCGAAGCGCTGCTGGCCCGCCGGGCGGCACGCGCCGCGTCCTGA